A window of the Pelagicoccus sp. SDUM812003 genome harbors these coding sequences:
- a CDS encoding WGR domain-containing protein has protein sequence MLKLYKITDTEKLYWETWENDGTHTVHWGALGTQGSSKEIKSTFLKKAEKVIQKEIDQKIEEGYAPIDEEETKVLLIEFAVEGMGTVDDVSKRQRLDARMNETLGWKGLGHNDGGSIGSGTMESCCFVVDFDIAKAVIEEDLKDTEFSDYTRIYEE, from the coding sequence ATGCTTAAACTCTACAAAATAACGGACACCGAAAAACTGTATTGGGAAACTTGGGAGAACGATGGAACCCACACAGTGCATTGGGGAGCGTTGGGTACCCAAGGATCATCGAAGGAAATCAAATCCACATTCCTGAAGAAAGCCGAGAAGGTCATCCAAAAAGAAATAGATCAAAAGATTGAAGAGGGCTACGCCCCCATCGATGAGGAAGAAACAAAAGTCCTACTGATAGAATTCGCAGTCGAAGGAATGGGAACAGTCGATGATGTCTCCAAGCGTCAGAGACTAGATGCAAGAATGAACGAAACCTTAGGTTGGAAAGGTCTAGGTCACAACGACGGAGGAAGCATTGGTAGCGGAACCATGGAGTCATGCTGTTTTGTTGTGGATTTTGACATAGCGAAAGCAGTAATCGAAGAAGACCTGAAAGACACAGAGTTTTCAGATTACACTAGAATTTACGAAGAATGA